A single window of Thalassomonas viridans DNA harbors:
- a CDS encoding Dyp-type peroxidase yields the protein MSANLNQTNIEIDDPNFQALFADLQGNILKGHGRDDSRHIFFRFTGNSDENCRWVESFAGEVTSTLAQHQQILSYKRDRHHQLFVNFMLSCSGYLALDIPQKYWPQDKAFRSGMKDLQVCYDTLPRGDHSPKSNPLNDDVQQWESAFRNRVDGMILLAYGGDSARETRQILDDKVSELKKQLAGIAEITLVQAGYVMRNEKEQVIEHFGFVDGVSNPKFLFSDLNEEFKNGGYSRNDPSASLNTVLVKDPGGDNNSYGTYVTYRKLQQNIKGFWKKLDLLANTLSELGQQKVDAEYAGALCVGRFKDGTPISEQGNDGWSNLFNNFNYDDDVDGLRCPFHSHTRKTNPRGDTVRQFNSPPTIEQSRRIVRRGISFGDKNLNPDSEWTDAGLLFISLQASIVDQFIFMQHTWCNNEGFVRENTGIDPLVGQVLPGENIQPQSWPGKWGNGAGKVDFEFSGFVRTLGGEYLFMPSIHFLRHLSTLD from the coding sequence ATGTCAGCGAATTTAAACCAAACCAATATAGAAATAGACGACCCGAATTTTCAGGCGCTATTTGCCGATTTACAGGGCAATATTTTAAAAGGGCATGGCCGGGACGATTCCCGTCACATCTTTTTCCGTTTTACCGGCAACAGCGATGAAAATTGCCGCTGGGTGGAAAGCTTTGCCGGTGAGGTTACTTCGACCTTAGCCCAGCATCAACAGATCTTAAGTTATAAACGCGACCGCCACCATCAGCTTTTTGTCAACTTTATGCTCTCCTGTTCGGGTTACCTGGCACTGGATATTCCGCAAAAATACTGGCCGCAGGATAAAGCCTTCCGCTCGGGCATGAAAGATTTGCAGGTCTGCTACGACACGCTTCCCCGGGGAGATCACAGCCCCAAAAGCAACCCGTTAAATGACGATGTCCAGCAGTGGGAGTCAGCTTTCAGGAACCGGGTAGACGGCATGATCCTGCTCGCCTACGGCGGTGACAGCGCCCGGGAAACTCGGCAGATCCTGGACGATAAAGTCAGCGAGCTGAAAAAACAGTTAGCTGGCATCGCCGAAATTACCCTGGTGCAGGCGGGATACGTTATGCGCAACGAAAAAGAGCAGGTGATCGAACACTTTGGTTTTGTCGACGGCGTCAGTAATCCCAAGTTTCTGTTCTCGGATCTCAACGAGGAATTTAAAAACGGCGGTTACAGCCGCAATGATCCCAGTGCCTCGTTAAATACCGTGCTGGTCAAAGATCCCGGCGGCGATAACAACAGTTACGGGACATATGTCACCTACAGGAAATTACAGCAAAATATCAAGGGCTTCTGGAAAAAGCTGGATTTACTGGCCAATACCTTGTCCGAGCTGGGGCAGCAAAAAGTTGATGCCGAGTATGCCGGCGCCTTGTGCGTCGGGCGCTTTAAGGACGGTACGCCGATTTCCGAGCAGGGCAATGACGGCTGGAGCAACTTGTTTAACAACTTTAACTATGACGATGACGTCGACGGCCTGCGCTGCCCGTTTCACTCCCATACCCGAAAAACCAATCCCAGGGGAGATACGGTGCGGCAGTTTAATTCCCCGCCGACCATAGAGCAAAGTCGCCGCATCGTACGCCGGGGCATAAGTTTTGGCGACAAAAACCTCAACCCGGACTCGGAGTGGACGGATGCGGGTTTGCTGTTTATCAGTTTGCAAGCAAGCATAGTGGATCAGTTTATTTTTATGCAGCACACCTGGTGCAACAATGAGGGCTTTGTCCGGGAAAATACCGGCATCGATCCCCTGGTGGGGCAGGTACTGCCGGGGGAAAATATTCAGCCGCAATCCTGGCCGGGCAAATGGGGTAATGGCGCCGGCAAGGTGGATTTTGAATTTTCCGGTTTTGTCCGCACCCTGGGCGGTGAATATCTGTTTATGCCCAGCATCCATTTTTTACGTCATTTATCTACCCTGGATTAA